GAACCCGAGCACCGCCGCTTCGCATGCAGGGCGGAGCCGCGCCAGATATTCCGCGTCTCCAACGCCGTCTTCCAGGTGAATATCGATCGTCGAGGGCGGCTTCACGGCCGGATAGTTGTTGAAGTGGTGGATGGAGAGCGTAAAGACGCCCGGGTCCGGACCGAAAATCCCGGCCGTCCCGTTGCCGTGGTGCACGTCCACGTCGACGATGAGAGCTTTCCTCAGCAGCCCCTCGTTCTGCAGCGTGCGGACAGCCACCGCCACGTCGTGCACGGCGCAGAAGCCCTCGCCATGCGCGGCGAAAGCATGATGGAAGCCGCCGCCGATGTTGAAGCCCGCCCCGTCGGACAGCGCGCGGCGGGCTGCCAGCAGTGTTCCGCCGGCGGCGAGAAAGACGCCCTCCACCATCCGGCGCGAATACGGGATCTCCAGCTTCAGCACTTCCTGATAGCTGAGCTTGCCGCGTTCGAGTTTCCGGATCCATTCCTCCGTGTGAACCAGCAGCAGCTGCTCG
This DNA window, taken from Bryobacteraceae bacterium, encodes the following:
- a CDS encoding histone deacetylase is translated as MLPFKLVYHEQYDLHLGAHIFPAQKYRLIRQRLLDQGIASPDDFIEPQPVSREQLLLVHTEEWIRKLERGKLSYQEVLKLEIPYSRRMVEGVFLAAGGTLLAARRALSDGAGFNIGGGFHHAFAAHGEGFCAVHDVAVAVRTLQNEGLLRKALIVDVDVHHGNGTAGIFGPDPGVFTLSIHHFNNYPAVKPPSTIDIHLEDGVGDAEYLARLRPACEAAVLGFRPEILFYVAGADPYEDDQLGGLSLTKEGLYARDRLVFDLALRKHVPVVVTLAGGYARRTDDTVDLHVQTVVALKESMKEWARRW